One Amycolatopsis thermophila DNA segment encodes these proteins:
- a CDS encoding MarP family serine protease → MNWVDVLVILLALVAAISGARQGVVIALPALVGVIAGAVIGIRIAPWIVELFENPAAKVAFAVATVVFLVALGETLGVWLGRRFKYAVKRRFNTDKLTGVDQTLGAVVQAVVVFVVAWLIAVPLTGVAALPGLARAINNSTVLGTVDKAMPPAAESLPGDLRKLLDVSGFPSIVDPFQKTQINDTAPPDTSLQDSAVVRQLQDSVLKIRGTAESCSRTLEGSGFVVAPQRVITNAHVVAGTETTAVETSSGRLPARVVYFDPEVDLAVLAVPRLEATPLRLAPDPARAGDSAIVLGYPLDGPYRATPARIRNEITLQGPDIYDSRTVRRDVYTVRAQVRSGNSGGPLVDPTGQVIGVVFGASVEDADTGFTLTGKQVRPVIEEAASLSARVSTGNCAA, encoded by the coding sequence GTGAACTGGGTCGACGTCCTGGTGATTCTGCTGGCGCTGGTGGCGGCGATCTCCGGTGCGCGCCAGGGCGTCGTGATCGCGTTGCCCGCACTGGTCGGCGTGATCGCGGGTGCGGTGATCGGGATCCGGATCGCGCCGTGGATCGTCGAGCTGTTCGAGAACCCGGCGGCGAAGGTCGCGTTCGCGGTCGCGACGGTGGTGTTCCTGGTCGCACTCGGCGAGACGCTGGGCGTGTGGCTCGGTCGGCGGTTCAAGTACGCGGTCAAGCGGCGGTTCAACACCGACAAGCTCACCGGCGTCGACCAGACCCTCGGCGCGGTCGTGCAGGCGGTCGTGGTGTTCGTGGTGGCGTGGCTGATCGCGGTGCCGCTGACGGGTGTCGCGGCCCTGCCGGGGCTGGCGCGGGCCATCAACAACTCGACGGTGCTCGGGACGGTCGACAAGGCGATGCCGCCCGCGGCCGAGAGCCTGCCCGGCGACCTGCGCAAACTGCTGGACGTCTCCGGCTTCCCGTCCATCGTGGACCCCTTCCAGAAGACGCAGATCAACGACACCGCGCCGCCGGACACGTCGCTGCAGGACAGCGCGGTGGTGCGGCAGCTGCAGGACAGCGTGCTCAAGATCCGCGGCACGGCCGAATCGTGCTCGCGCACCCTGGAGGGCAGCGGGTTCGTCGTCGCCCCGCAGCGGGTCATCACGAACGCGCACGTGGTGGCCGGCACGGAGACGACGGCGGTGGAGACCTCGTCCGGGCGCCTGCCCGCACGGGTCGTGTACTTCGACCCGGAGGTCGACCTCGCGGTGCTCGCGGTGCCCCGCCTGGAGGCCACGCCACTGAGGCTGGCCCCCGACCCGGCACGGGCCGGGGACAGCGCGATCGTGCTGGGATATCCGCTGGACGGGCCCTACCGCGCGACCCCGGCGCGGATCCGGAACGAGATCACCCTGCAGGGGCCGGACATCTACGACTCGCGGACGGTGCGGCGCGACGTGTACACCGTCCGCGCGCAGGTGCGGAGCGGGAACTCGGGCGGGCCGCTGGTCGATCCGACCGGGCAGGTCATCGGGGTGGTGTTCGGGGCGTCCGTCGAGGATGCCGACACCGGGTTCACGCTGACCGGGAAGCAGGTGCGGCCGGTGATCGAGGAGGCCGCTTCGCTGAGCGCGCGCGTGTCGACCGGCAACTGCGCCGCCTGA